In the genome of Paenibacillus sp. FSL R5-0766, one region contains:
- a CDS encoding SDR family NAD(P)-dependent oxidoreductase, with translation MTYWKNRVALITGGGTGIGRAVSEVLAERGALVAVNYSRSQDAARETVQHILDTGGHAFAVQANVANDLDVRRMVTTVTETYGPITALVNNAGITHHIPMHDLESVTDDIWNELVDVNVKGMFHCARAVTEGMRQAGAGSIVNLGSIAGSTGSGSSLPYAVSKAAVHGLTLSLAHALSPHIRVNAIVPGAVATRWWAGNEERMHRLGGELLLQHIASPEDIAHMICAALEQQSMTGQLITVDSGQTL, from the coding sequence ATGACATACTGGAAAAATAGAGTTGCTCTGATCACAGGTGGTGGAACAGGTATAGGACGTGCTGTAAGTGAGGTGCTCGCTGAACGCGGAGCCTTGGTCGCTGTCAACTATTCCCGCTCACAAGATGCAGCAAGAGAGACTGTTCAACACATTTTGGATACGGGAGGCCATGCATTCGCCGTTCAAGCTAATGTTGCCAATGATCTTGATGTCCGGCGGATGGTCACTACAGTAACTGAAACCTATGGCCCAATCACTGCACTTGTAAATAACGCCGGAATCACGCACCATATCCCCATGCACGATCTGGAGTCTGTTACTGATGACATCTGGAATGAGCTGGTTGATGTGAATGTGAAAGGCATGTTTCATTGCGCTCGTGCAGTGACGGAAGGTATGAGACAGGCTGGCGCTGGTTCTATCGTAAATCTGGGCAGTATCGCAGGCAGTACGGGTTCGGGCTCCTCCCTCCCTTACGCCGTCTCCAAAGCGGCAGTTCATGGTCTGACCTTATCACTTGCGCACGCACTCTCACCACACATTCGGGTGAATGCTATCGTCCCTGGCGCAGTTGCTACAAGGTGGTGGGCTGGAAATGAGGAGCGAATGCATCGTCTCGGTGGAGAGCTGTTATTACAGCACATTGCCTCACCTGAGGATATCGCGCACATGATCTGTGCTGCGCTGGAACAGCAATCCATGACCGGGCAGCTAATTACTGTAGATAGCGGACAGACGTTATGA
- a CDS encoding EamA family transporter produces MSSSHDKDTRVIEPLKYTLLIILTTLIMGTSFPVGKIGMLYAPPFLLMGIRYILAGGLMALFLRKRPLPTGWQSWLKIILIGLFQSAGVMGCAYYSMNWITSGESAIITFTNPLLVIILSALLYRVTYRFSQWIGVILGFIGIMLTFGWQMSFSPGTWIGFGGAISFAVSTLLIKRWGNGYDTFVLTAYQMLAGGAALLLLSVWTEQPHFMVNTTSVMALLWLTLVCSIIQFSLWFYLLQNSDPAQTSSYLFLAPFFGVLSSWILLGEHVQWFALAGGLFIGVGIFLVNRRSSRLRNSVT; encoded by the coding sequence ATGAGCTCCAGTCATGATAAAGATACCCGGGTCATAGAACCATTAAAATATACACTATTGATCATTTTGACAACGCTAATCATGGGTACTTCTTTTCCAGTTGGCAAGATCGGCATGTTATATGCCCCACCTTTCCTGCTCATGGGCATACGTTATATACTGGCAGGTGGCTTGATGGCCTTGTTCCTTCGTAAACGTCCTTTGCCTACTGGATGGCAGTCTTGGTTGAAAATAATCCTCATTGGTCTGTTCCAATCCGCAGGAGTGATGGGCTGCGCCTACTACAGCATGAACTGGATTACATCCGGTGAATCCGCCATTATTACGTTTACCAATCCGTTACTGGTCATTATCCTCAGTGCTCTCTTATATAGAGTGACCTACCGTTTCAGTCAGTGGATCGGTGTTATACTCGGTTTCATCGGGATTATGTTAACTTTTGGATGGCAGATGAGCTTTAGCCCCGGAACCTGGATTGGATTTGGTGGAGCGATCTCCTTTGCCGTGTCCACATTGCTCATCAAACGCTGGGGTAATGGCTATGATACTTTTGTCTTAACAGCCTATCAGATGCTTGCTGGAGGTGCTGCGTTGCTTCTGCTGAGCGTATGGACTGAACAGCCTCACTTTATGGTCAATACCACCTCGGTTATGGCGCTGCTCTGGTTAACGCTTGTGTGCTCCATCATTCAGTTTTCACTCTGGTTTTACCTGCTGCAGAATAGTGACCCAGCCCAAACCAGTTCGTATCTGTTTCTGGCACCGTTCTTTGGTGTACTATCGAGTTGGATTTTGCTGGGAGAGCACGTTCAGTGGTTTGCATTGGCAGGCGGTTTATTCATTGGTGTTGGCATATTCCTGGTGAACCGTCGCTCATCCAGATTGAGAAATAGCGTAACATAA